In the Entelurus aequoreus isolate RoL-2023_Sb linkage group LG21, RoL_Eaeq_v1.1, whole genome shotgun sequence genome, ccagcccgcgacacattcattttgatagtaggttattatagctaatatagacacttacatcatgttcattagaacacttatataaggcttttaattttttgcggctccagacagatttttttttattttgtatttttggtctttcaacgttttgggttgccgacccctgatctagacaaaCCTTTTGTTTCGATCTTTTTTGTATTCAATTCTTATAGAAAACCTTTAAATGTACATTAGCatagtgtagcgtacccagatgtaaaatatattttgcacaatcagccttttcatataaagccataaaggactggaacgacctcacaacaaactggaaacgtctaacagattactcttcattcacaattgaagttaaaaagtggctttggagcaatcaaagctgctcacacggtcaataaggtgggcactatgtttgacacatcaacttaatgtgtattatatttatccatgagagcatttttgttgtaaattgtgaggtgtgtgtgttaaaatcatggttgtttttacaaatgatgacagatgtgaacaagagcatgtattgtctttgtgtgctgatgtaaatgaggtgtggttgtattgtatattaagtatgtgtccataaaagggcattttatgactttccttaatttgattacatgctatagtatgattttattgtcataattttattgcatgatttttgtatccctttaatttaggtagccagggactgcagatggaaatgagctatttagctataatctggtacagaacatatctgtctttgagcttaatgtttctgtgcattgtcccttcaaataaagactaaataaACAATTATGCCATTtaaacatatactatatatatatatatatatatatatatatatatatatatatatatatatatatatatatatatatatatatatatatatatatatatatatatatatatatatataactagcaTATATTCAAGCACTTTTCAAATAGCTCCCACTTGCTTTGCATCAACCAAACAGGCTTTTAGACTAAAAAACTACTACTATCCATCTATTATTATCTCGTAATACCTTTGGCGATGTTCCATTTGGAGACTGTATTTGTCGACAGCCCCCGCCTGACCCTCTTCCCGCGCAGTTTCAGGTGAGCTGGTGAGGTTCGTTGACAAACGACACAGTGACGAGCGTCCATTAGCAGGCTCCATGCTCCCTCGGCCGCTGCTTGCAAAACTACTGTAGCTGCTCTCGTCCTCAGGAACGCCCTCGTAGACGTCTGCCTCCAATTCCTGGGTTTCTGGATTATTCTCTGACTCGAAACATCTGGAAGATTCCTTGGTGCCCTCTGAGTAACCCATTGCCTTTTGCATGTCTTCCTGGTAGGCAGCTGGCCGTTTGGCGACattggaaaaaacagaggcttttCTTCTTGTCTTGTAGTCGTCTAGAAGGATGGGATTCTGTACAGGCCTCGGTGGACTCCTCTTGGGTGGTGAATGATAGGTACTTTGGATGTTTGTAGAATATTTGCTGGTATATGAGCCTTGGTGGTCTGTGCATAAAGGTTCTGGATGACGAGGGCGGGCAACTGAGAGTTTTTCTTGGCTTAGAGATTCTATCCACGCATCAGGGGTTAGGAAATCTGTTTCTTGTTGTCTTCTGGAGTCTAAACTTTGTTGCTTGGAGTCCCAAGGTTTAGACCCTTGGCTTACAACTCTGCGTAGCTCTGGCTTTGAGGATTTATCGCAGTAATGGAAACTTGTGCTCCTCCTCATTTCTTCAAACTGACCTCTGCGAGGCAGAGATGAGGCGATTCCGAGGCGCAGCTTGGCTCGTGCAGGCTCGGTCGCGTCGTTGAACTCTGGCTCATCCACACTCATCTCAATACCTACATCCCGCTCAGTTGGCATGGGGTATTCTTCCTCCTCTTCTCTGTTTAGTCTCCTCGCCTCAGAGGAAGGTACATGTGTCGGCATTTCTAAGAAGGGGGATGCAAGGAAATTATCATAGCCCTGTGGTAATTCCTGTACTCTTTCATGGCTCTGTGTTGGAGAGAGATGTGGAGGAGGTAATCCGCCTTTGAAAGAATGGTCTGCTCCCTCACATACGAGTGGGATCTGTCCGGTTGAGGAAGGAGTAGGATGTTGGTTACCACGATTTAAATAAAACGGATTTGGAGGAATGGAAGGACTGAAAGAGGTCCCGTGAACAGACGACGACAAGCAAGGACTTGCAAAACTCTCTCTGTATCTTGGAGGGTGTCTGCATGGCAAGGTGCTGCTCTTAAATTCCCGAACAGACTCATAACCATCGTTATCTCCCTTCTCTGACTCCGGCTGCCCCGTGTCCGTTTCGCCATAAGAGCCTCTGTACAGCGAGTATTTCTCCAGTTCCCTCGCCAGCTCCTCCCTCTCCTGAGCCAATTTCAAGCAGCGACTGAGGTTTCCCTTCTCTCGCTCGTGTTCCATCTGGAGAACCAGAGCGCTGGCTGTTGTCGAAGGCTGGCAGAGGCCTGAGCGGATATGTGGCAGCACTGGGAATGTTGGCGACAGCGCTCTTTTGTGAAAAACACTGGCCAAACTACTGTTTGAACACATGCTGTTCAGGTCGGCAAAGCCGTTATATATTCCTTTGTGATCAACGACGTCAGAGGTTTGCCTGGGGTTGGTTTCAGCTCGTTTGAAAGGTGGGAGATCCACTGAAAGAACAAACGGTGGATTTGTACGGTCTTGCTGCTCTAAGGATAATGATCCAGGTGTGTTATATGTCAGACTTTTCTTGCCGAACGGAAGCATGACAAAGCGGCCATCCGGACCTCTTGAGATCATCTCAACCGAAGGAGTGACGGGACGAGACGATTTAGAACATTTGAAACGATCCAGGCTCCTCGTGTGGTTCGAGTACAACTGCTGCTTGTGATTGCGAATCTCATTGTTGAAGGAGAAGCAATCTGCCTGCGAGGAGAAGGAAGAAATAGTAGAGGACGTGGTGGGGCGGGGGACACTGGCTGGAAGTAGGCTTTTCTTCAACACACTGTCTGGACTGCTGGAGCCTGGAATCTTTCTACAAGTGTGAGCAGGGATGAGAGGTGGGAAAACAATGTTTAGAAAAGGTGCAGGTGTTAGATATATACTGAGGAAATAACAGGAAGCATGAGAGAACAGAGTTAGACCAGTAACAGCAATAATGGGGGGAAAAGGTAGGGATGTCCAATATGGGCTTTCTTACCGATATCCAGTATCAAACAAtactgatatacagtacaggccaaaagtttaggcacaccttctcattcaatgagttttctttattttcatgactatttacattgtagattgtcactgaaggcatcaaaactatgaatgaacacatggtcaaataactgaaaacatgttttatattctatccatccatccatctatcttcttccgcttatccgaggtcgggtcgcagcctaaagcagggaagcccagaattccctctccccagccacttcgttcagctcctcccggggaatcccgaggcgttcccaggccagccgggagacatagtcttcccaacgtgtcccgggtcttccccgtggcctcctaccggtcggacgtgcccgaaaaacctccctagggaggcgttcgggtggcatcctgaccagatgcccgaaccacctcatctggctcctctccatgtggaggagcagcggctttactttgagctcctcccggatgacagagcttctcaccctatctctaagggagagaccagaggaaactcatttcggccgcttgtacccgtgatcttgtcctttcggtcataacccaaagctcaagaccataggtgaggatgggaacgtagatcgaccggtaaattgagagctttgccttccggctcagctccttcttcaccacaatggatcgatcggattttatattctagtttcttcaaaatagccaccctttgctgtgattactgctttgcacactcttggcattctctcgccaagaggtagtcacctgaactggtttttcatttcacaggtgtgcttgaagctcatggagagaatgccaagagtgtgctaagcagtgatcagagcaaagggtggctattttgaagaaactagaatataaaacatgttttcagttatttcaccttgttttgttaagtacataactccacatgtgttcatttatagttttgatgccttcagtgacaatctacaatgtaaatagtcatgaaaataaagaaaacgcattgaatgagaaggtgtgtccaaacttttggcctgtacactacaaaaactgaaatctaagtaagatgaaatatgcttattttctgtctgataagataattcttctcactaagcagatttgatgttagagtgttttacttgttttaagtgttttaaatgatttcagtaagatattacagcttgttgctgagatttgatgagctatattgagtgaaacatgcttgaaactagaatatcaactgttgcaaagctgtgtcatcaacactcacaagtataaaactacttttttaaagtcatcatttcttctttcaaacatgaaaaaaaaatcatgattttgacacaattgtgactcacaattaaaacagatgacagccaaatggactttgctgttttatttccaatgaaacaatagaaaataggtactcatatagtagtacagttggcacagtgcagtaaactgacagttaatatttaaacatttaacatgtgacatttctaactattttgaacagaaatagttcatgcacattcagataaattcctcaaaattacaattaaaaaaattttggccgggggccgggctgtatatatgcgcactaattgactgaaagagcacgcacttggcgcgatgatgtcatgttatccatggaaaaatgcatttttagacaatatgatttgcctgagcggctaggagaccccgagagtaacaagcggttgccttgttgcctttccattaagaacaataaaagaAATTTTTGCActtgtgcacttgttattagtgagaatatacttattttaaggtatttttgggttcattgaagttagctaatttcacttgttttggaaagtcttgacaagccaaattttcttgttgtattggcagataattttgcttagttcaaataaaatacccctaatttttgtatttttggggtccgcacaggaccttttcaaaaggaatcccacagggagtccttttgcaatgggacgaaaggaccctattgaaattgtaaggttttattattattattattattattattattattttacagaccccacaaagaacgctaatttgacccacttaacatgctccaaaactcaccaaatttgacacacaaatcaggacctgcgaaaatttcaacaaaattacaaaaccaaaccccaaaaataaaaattgagctctagcgccccctaggaaaacataaaaacaaactgcctgtaactcccactaggaaggtcgtagagacatgaaacaaaaacctctatgtaggtcagatttagacctacatttcataattttacatcctcgggcaaaaaccaacaggaagttggcaatttccccttcaagacaaaattgtactaaaaaaactcgtttttgcctctttgagctgtaatttgacccccttaaaatacttcaaaactcaccaaacttctcacacacatctggactggtagaaattgcgatctcaaaaaataaccgaaccccgaaactagaaattgtgctctagagcaatttttaaataaaacagagaaaaaactgctttttagaggaaaactcagacaaaactgcttacaacttccggtaggaacgtcttagagacatgaaacaaatacctctatgtaggtctcgcctagtttttccttgtttttgaacacttgaatttttgcagtgtacacattAACTTTGTGTGTTAGCTCATGCTAGTGATTTGGCTTGATTAACCAGAGCCCTGCAATCATTACAATTGTATTTTATAATCCCAAGCCAAGGGCAAACTTGGAAACAATTCCGCCATCGCGGAGTCGCAAGCAGCAAGCTTGTTGAGCACGGCCAAGTTTGATACTGCTTGCCGATATGATAATCGGCAGAAAAACCTCAAAACAGATATGATTCTACAACACATTTTTAGGCCGGTAATATCGAATAGCCGAAAATATCAGACATCCCTATAAAAAgggtatgaaaatagaaaacacATTTTGAACTTTTAGAAACCATTTTCCAGAGAGCAGAAGGGAGGAAAAAGGTAAGTGTGACTTGTGTAAAGGACACGATTAAAGGGCAGAGTACTTACATTGATGGGGAGCACTTATAGATGGCAGGTGGGGGTTCTggaagggagggggaggggcaacATGGTGTCGAGCTTATTACAGGGTTTAATCAAATTGACCAAGTATTCAAAAACATGTTATCCTAGTacacacgtgtcaaactcaaggcccgggggccagatgtggccctggaaagcctggaaataatatgtatcaataaagtactgtaacttttctgactaaatgtattctttctttctattttgggaggaaaaaatatatgtaatcgcaaattatgttaacttaaatattgtctaattatgcaaaaatatattattttaaatagaaataaatacttataataatgatttcaaagcaagctatgcatcaaaatgtaaaagtagcaatagatttcatcgtcaaattgtgaaattgattgtggtttttacagcattttttaaaatgaaaaaacagtacttttgttagaataattgtctctaagttatcacaaaaactttgtgttacattgagtgcccggcaagaagacaaaagctgtctttgaaacctaccaagtagaaggctcgtaaaactccactgtgtaagcgggaaagcaacatgaagggtttactgttttctttcatgtatggtaatcaacagaaagatattgttctaacccaaggacttcaaagcgtagagaaggcaggatctgcccaatttccagacgacctctttttgaacctccttttgaactattttatggacgtctttttgaactgttttacgaactttTTTTTGAACTGAccgtttctgtgaactgtttgcgACGTTTGTaatttggaagcagctgtggccatgtggtcggggagggtccaaaatacaaggaggaggcgtgcaatcttttggcagaacgTAATGACACTGTCCGAGGGTACAGACGGGCACGTTTCTCCACACTGAATcacattgaattctgtctctgtttgattctttgcttcttgtcttgtttaatagatgtcatcagtgtttgaacctgacaacttgttttactgtaataaactgtggtgcctttttgggatttacagtaatacaccgaaaaaatgtacagttgttgatttgcagtgaaagaaaaaaacaacatttgcattttttttatttacagtaaaaaaactaatgtaaattgtacagtaaaattctggcaactgagctgcttttttttttttttttttaccataaaacatcagtactatttttccatttacagtaatatacactacattttgaggtgaaattattgcaacttaccacatttttttttacattttagttttttttaaatctactaataaaatgccttttaaaaaatggtggagagaaggcaggatctgcccaatttccagacgacctctttttgaacctccttttgaactattttatgaaccctttttgaactattttatggacgtctttttgaactgttttacgaactttTTTTTGAACTGACCGTTTCTGCGAACTGTTTGCGACCTTTGTaatttggaagcagctgtggccatgtggtcggggagggtccaaaatacaaggaggaggcgtgcaatcttttggcagaacgTAATGACACTGTCCGAGGGTACAGACGGGCACGTTTGTCCTCACTGAACCACATTGAATTctttctctgtttgattctttgcttcttgtcttgtttaataaatgtcatcagtgtttgaacctgacaactttttttactgtaataaactgtggtgcctttttgggatttacagtaatacatcgaaaaaatgtacagttgttgatttgcagtgaaagaaaaaaacaaaatttgcattttttttatttacagtaaaaaaactaatgtaaattttacagtaaaattctggcaactgagctgcttttttttttttttttaccataaaaacatcagtactgtttttccatttacagtaatatacactacattttgaggtgaaattattgcaacttaccacatttttttttacattttagttttttttaaatctactaataaaatgcattttaaaaaatggtggagagaaggcaggatctgcccaatttccagacgacctctttttgaacctccttttgaactattttatgaaccctttttgaactattttatggacgtctttttgaactattttacaaactttttttttgaacTGACCATTTCTGCGAACTGTTTGCGACCTTTGTaatttggaagcagctgtggccatgtggtcggggagggtccaaaatacaagaaggaggcgtgcaatcttttggcagaacaTAATGACACTGTCCGAGGGTACAGACGGGCACGTTTCTCCACACTGAAccacattgaattctgtctctgtttgattctttgcttcttgtcttgtttaatagatgtcatcagtgtttgaacctgacaactttttttactgtaataaactctgGTGCCTTTTTgggatttacagtaatacaccgaaaaaatgtacagttgttgatttgcagtgaaagaaaaaaacaaaatttgcatttttttatttacagtaaaaaaactaatgtaaattttacagtaaaattctggcaactgagctgcttcttttttttttttaccataaaaacatcagtactgtttttccatttacagtaatatacactacattttgaggtgaaattattgcaacctaccacattttcttttacattttttttatttttatatctactaataaaatgcattttaaaaaatggtggatctgcccaatttccagacgacctctttttgaacctccttttgaactattttatgaaccctttttgaactattttatggacgtctttttgaactgttttacaaactttttttttaactgaccgtttctgtgaactgtttgcgACCTTTGTaatttggaagcagctgtggccatgtggtcggggagggtccaaaatacaaggaggaggcgtgcaatcttttggcagaacgTAATGACACTGTCCGAGGGTACAGACGGGCACGTTTCTCCACACTGAAccacattgaattctgtctctgtttgattctttgcttcttgtcttgtttaatagatgtcatcagtgtttgaacctgacaactttttttactgtaataaactgtggtgcctttttgggatttacagtaatacaccgaaaaaatgtacagttgttgatttgcagtgaaagaaaaaaacaacatttgcattttttttatttacagtaaaaaaactaatgtaaattttacagtaaaattctggcaactgagctgctttttttttttttttttttttttttaccataaaaacatcactactatttttccatttacagtaatatacactaccttttgaggtgaaattattgcaacttaccacatttttttttacattttagttttttttaaatctactaataaaaggcattttaaaaaatggtggagagaaggcaggatctgcccaatttccagacgacctctttttgaacctccttttgaactattttatgaacccttttttaactattttatggacgtctttttgaactgttttacgaactttTTTTTGAACTGACCGTTTCTGCGAACTGTTTGCGACCTTTGTaatttggaagcagctgtggccatgtggtcggggagggtccaaaatacaaggaggaggcgtgcaatcttttggcagaacgTAATGACACTGTCCGAGGGTACAGACGGGCACGTTTCTCCACATTGAAccacattgaattctgtctctgtttgattctttgcttcttgtcttgtttaacagatgtcatcagtgtttgaacctgacaacttttttttactgtaataaactgtggtgcctttttgggatttacagtaatacaccgaaaaatgtacagttgttgatttgcagtgaaagaaaaaaacaaaatttgcattttttttttatttacagtaaaaaaactaatgtaaattgtacagtaaaattctggcaactgagctgctttttttttttaccataaaaacatcagtactgtttttccatttacagtaatatacactacattttgaggtgaaattattgcaacttaccacatttttttttacattttttttaaatctactaataaaatgcattttaaaaaatggtggagagaaggcaggatctgcccaatttccagacgacctctttttgaacctccttttgaactattttatgaaccctttttgaactattttatggacgtctttttgaactgttttacaaacttttttttgaaCTGACCGTTTCTGCGAACTGTTTGCGACCTTTGTaatttggaagcagctgtggccatgtggtcggggagggtccaaaatacaaggaggaggcgtgcaatcttttggcagaacaTAATGACACTGTCCGAGGGTACAGACGGGCACGTTTGTCCTCACTGAACcacatttaattctgtctctgtttgattctttgcttcttgtcttgtttaacagatgtcatcagtgtttgaacctgacaactttttttactgtaataaactgtggtgcctttttgggatttacagtaatacaccgaaaaaatgtacagttgttgatttgcagtgaaagaaaaaaacaaaatttgcattttttttatttacagtaaaaaaactaatgtaaattttacagtaaaattctggcaactgagctgctttttttttttttttttaccataaaaacatcagtactgtttttccatttacagtaatatacactacattttgaggtgaaattattgcaacttaccacattttcttttacattttttttttttaaaatctactaataaaatgcattttaaaaaatggtggatctgcccaatttccagacgacctctttttgaacctccttttgaactattttatgaaccctttttgaactattttatggacgtCTTTTTGAACAgttttacaaacttttttttgaaCTGACCGTTTCTGCGAACTGTTTGCGACCTTTGTaatttggaagcagctgtggccatgtggtcggggagggtccaaaatacaaggaggaggcgtgcaatcttttggcagaacgTAATGACACTGTCCGAGGGTACAGACGGGCACGTTTCTCCACACTGAAccacattgaattctgtctctgtttgattctttgcttcttgtcttgtttaataaatgtcatcagtgtttgaacctgacaactttttttactgtaataaactgtggtgcctttttgggatttacagtaatacaccgaaaaaatgTACAGTTGTTGATTCGCagtgaaagaaaaaaacaaaatttgcattttttttttatttacagtaaaaaaactaatgtaaattttacagtaaaattctggcaactgagctgcttttttttttttttttaccataaaaacatcagcactgtttttccatttacagtaatatacactacattttgaggtgaaattattgcaacttaccacatttttttttacattttagttttttttaaatctactaataaaatgcatttaaaaaaatggtgtaataatagtattcactgttagaagcggccctctggggccaaacataactgcgacgtggccctcagtgaaaaccactttgacacctccgTCCTAGTATAACTGGAATAAATCCATTTTAGTGAGGTTTAATTTATAAAACTGCATGTTATAACTACTTCTGAAGAAACTATTCTATTTATGATGTTCTTCATCAGTGAGTGCCTGCTTAGTGTCAGACAAGGCGGTGGTTTACCGTTCTTCTTCCGGCGACGTACATTCCTTCTGTGGCTGATGAGGCAGGCGGACCCCAACAGCAAGACCAGCGCCAAACACATGAAACCAACCCCGCCTAGAATGCCGGCCAATATGGGTTCAGGAGACTCCAGCAGTCTGGATGTCAAAGGGTACATCTCCATACCTGTCACAATATTCACCAGAGATCAATTAGATCAGATTCAACACAGCTAATCTGGACTGCAATCACGTAAAACTAACATAAAATGCAGTTGAGGAATCCATCTTTAAAACATTGCATTGGTCTGTCAAATTTAACACATTGATGCATGTAATTTATTTCAAAAATGATCACATAAATCATGTATAAACTCAGTTTATACCCcaatttattttgagcgcacATGCTCGTTTACCTTAACAACAGATGGTTACCTAGAACAGaattgaatcgcaagatggatcacatcatggaaaagctggtaagggaaaaattggatatgagggccagcatggacgaatagaacagacaagtcattgtaatgtctgctcgcggaaaaacaaaaatcctaatctacgatttgactccctcgaatggccttgacgctccaacaacaggagcaggctgttctgaaaacatcccccgaggacacttcaatgatggacgctttttacctccctccctcctcacgACACCttgagtcgaacttttgcttgcatgcagaacggccccaggcctatgaacatgaacactacatcaacacacccaagacaatgggcatatacacacacacccctcctcccccaccgcttgattccccttcggggtgatggacggctagcagcgcttcatagcagcagtcgacctccaggggtcAAGCCCCCTACCTCTGTTGCGAGTTAtcatgattaaatgtaacgtgtttatgttctATAAAATGTTGCCGACtatactgccttttttttttttttttactataaaatctacggttgttgttactgtaaatggaaaaaaatggtaccacagttattttacggtgacaaactggcagctcagtagccagaattaaaaaaaatagcagtggtactgtttttctatttacagtaatatgttgaacAAACTACCTTTAATTTTACAGTaggattctggcaactgagctgccagtattttaccgttAAATAACCGTGGCACCATTTTGAAATGGTAAATAAACAGTGGGTACTGTTTTCCATCTACTGtaatataatgtttaaaaaaaaaatctgtagattttgcattaaaaaatgctGACCagaattttaatgtgaaatatacagatgttttttttttttacagtgtacgtaaaaaattatatttaagaATAAAATGCATAGGAAAATTCGTAAATTATTCACTGATGGcagccagtt is a window encoding:
- the LOC133638634 gene encoding uncharacterized protein LOC133638634, which codes for MPAADTPTAQPPAAPALETPTKETTRHATPPRGQPVLLSAYQGSAGIVLQWSLAEARNPPVSGFVLQSRTEQGDWLDLDEDISANTSQIVVPGLHKDCVYELRLLTRRGELLSEPSPSVNVSTTGMEMYPLTSRLLESPEPILAGILGGVGFMCLALVLLLGSACLISHRRNVRRRKKNEPPPAIYKCSPSIKIPGSSSPDSVLKKSLLPASVPRPTTSSTISSFSSQADCFSFNNEIRNHKQQLYSNHTRSLDRFKCSKSSRPVTPSVEMISRGPDGRFVMLPFGKKSLTYNTPGSLSLEQQDRTNPPFVLSVDLPPFKRAETNPRQTSDVVDHKGIYNGFADLNSMCSNSSLASVFHKRALSPTFPVLPHIRSGLCQPSTTASALVLQMEHEREKGNLSRCLKLAQEREELARELEKYSLYRGSYGETDTGQPESEKGDNDGYESVREFKSSTLPCRHPPRYRESFASPCLSSSVHGTSFSPSIPPNPFYLNRGNQHPTPSSTGQIPLVCEGADHSFKGGLPPPHLSPTQSHERVQELPQGYDNFLASPFLEMPTHVPSSEARRLNREEEEEYPMPTERDVGIEMSVDEPEFNDATEPARAKLRLGIASSLPRRGQFEEMRRSTSFHYCDKSSKPELRRVVSQGSKPWDSKQQSLDSRRQQETDFLTPDAWIESLSQEKLSVARPRHPEPLCTDHQGSYTSKYSTNIQSTYHSPPKRSPPRPVQNPILLDDYKTRRKASVFSNVAKRPAAYQEDMQKAMGYSEGTKESSRCFESENNPETQELEADVYEGVPEDESSYSSFASSGRGSMEPANGRSSLCRLSTNLTSSPETAREEGQAGAVDKYSLQMEHRQSRKASVDENYEWDEAESCSQATDNDGLLPSLSRHKSDALCRRPRMHFPPNTPGNFRQHSFLPGRPSSCSAELRPDTVLF